The proteins below come from a single Bacteroidales bacterium genomic window:
- a CDS encoding methyltransferase codes for MPFQFKQFSIDDSGCAMKIGTDGCLLGAWANIENTTSILDIGTGSGVIALMLAQRSNATIDAVEIDNDAYQQALKNISESPWKNRTNVIHSSIQEYVKSCTKKYDLIVSCPPYFLNSLKAPDKKRRLARHTDSLSFEELISGALRLLKPEGKFCTIIPFDSFKLFSDIALIEGFHTVKITEAEPKAEATPVRVLLEMQREKMPCIKNKIPILDKEGKNYTSEYIELTKDFYIIF; via the coding sequence TTGCCTTTTCAATTCAAACAATTCAGTATCGACGATAGCGGGTGTGCTATGAAAATAGGCACGGATGGCTGCCTGCTTGGAGCATGGGCAAACATCGAGAATACCACTTCAATTCTTGATATTGGTACAGGAAGTGGAGTTATAGCCCTGATGCTTGCACAGCGAAGCAATGCAACGATTGATGCTGTTGAAATTGATAATGATGCATACCAACAAGCATTAAAAAATATTTCTGAAAGCCCATGGAAAAACAGAACGAATGTTATTCATTCCTCTATCCAGGAATACGTAAAATCATGTACAAAAAAATATGATTTGATCGTAAGCTGCCCTCCATACTTTCTGAATTCGCTAAAAGCTCCCGATAAAAAAAGAAGATTAGCCCGTCATACCGATTCACTCTCTTTTGAAGAATTAATTTCAGGTGCATTACGATTGCTAAAACCAGAAGGAAAATTTTGCACTATCATTCCTTTTGATAGTTTTAAATTATTCAGTGATATTGCACTTATTGAAGGTTTTCATACCGTAAAGATTACGGAAGCCGAACCAAAAGCCGAAGCCACTCCTGTTCGGGTGCTATTGGAAATGCAACGAGAAAAAATGCCCTGCATAAAAAATAAAATTCCTATTCTTGATAAAGAAGGGAAAAACTATACATCGGAATATATAGAACTGACAAAGGATTTCTATATTATTTTTTAA